The proteins below come from a single Candidatus Flexicrinis affinis genomic window:
- a CDS encoding GAF domain-containing protein — MNVALILLLGGGVVTLWLYLFTRQRSAVSTESAVKIAESLPDERPGEGVLIVRGLGQVVHANRTLKGWLGLDDDVPDLEQITRLIQPPDNFLGLLGSQREAAFRIGDRWMEALVYDVPHENDRRRMIVVRQVGAKDSDQTVASTSTGLDFSRAFRVLNQASELVDITAGVEPTLQAILTVLHPVIHFDGGEINLYTDDNTALTPQAWFGDARYILSLYERGGQYPLEGGLPGWILDNRKALVLNNPTDIEALRPIVSPFPYASVVGIPLVLGAQVLGTLQLYNDRPNAYSQQDATLLLALNDALASTISEAQQYAQQVRRIEDLVSLQSLVEQVSGRGESRPEAVYGALAKRVAELSSAQMCGVLLYDEVRGGLTAALPFHGIPDALARSLFVALPAGSAARDIFERQPYWLAGDLRDEPLATEMGLVTVMSTIGIRNTLWVPLQISRDRIGMLAVFNKLRGGEFTIRDVANLRAIASQATVVVESTRLLSREQRLDAELEGLQQMTLAIGSLAAESDFYRALTDRISTLMNVRTCALLLFDREALQLRCIVPATGLDDKIASEYAIDFASGSVFRALWEDEDSWYTNNTAASALIIAAGLEPIVQKARIQRTMFARLTLRGQLTGVIQIADPDQGRDFDDGDGRLLTIFATQAATILENARLFQEIQRASQRSESLRRIAELAGAMNRLDEVAHDLLMAIAEATLSPIAYISILDGTGNLITTPERVYGEKLDKPTVQSMYAPMFQHSVVMSRRPYMGNDVLNDERVLPEYKRIASELNVLKSVLVPLAVGDRSIGEMGIANRGRDYTNDDVELMMTIASQVAPAIDRALLYEATGQNLARRLEELDAVSRVSNELTLTVDFDQILNVIRREALRATSAGNSTVALLAPPEEWPTPDQPVLARRLGGLRDTVSFDTIAPIERQAVTAGAEPVLIHDYHAPDSKLGPIPRDARSALACAILWVDTVIGVIHLWDNQPEVFDDTAAQFLYTLATKASLGYGNYIRYNELRERSDTLRQRVEQLNRIFELSSVLASTTEPVELMEAVAFSVQNSAGFDQVVMLLADDENVLHRVAQAGVPLEVFRESQVSTLTSAALRELLDPEYHLYGTNVFLIPPEQRERQRDSLETRFDGQREVQATGPEAWHDGELLVVQMIAPSGRTIGAMLLDRPFNDLKPDRTTVDLLETFAYQAANAAESTTLFNQAVRLRMLNEAVVNSIQQGIVVINETGRIVTINHTMREAFQWTDRAIGYTLEEYRPELSQLIGYAIDVVLAGGQPQEMTDVGTYDYDDRPQTLNMYVYPLAGQQGSGAVLLLEDTTERRALEQAIQVRADQLGALTLASNRVTASTERSIVILNAMTEMHRLIPYQTMAVWRRSGSVLTLEDAAGELWEGVRTEAEAGEEATRLRINDYLALRQVVDSQRTLAVNLPPDEPTEYDPMPPGAEGAQSWLGIPMVNQGNVVGVITLATPEASAYDSPSDQNVSFAFASQVANAAANAELFMQAFERTNEMSTLLEAAQATAATRDLNELLELIAGLMFGVVEVDQCLIMAWNEIEDNVEIIQDTDRYGDLSRLRERGDRLDLAQYRAKSKVLKSREPLILIASDNEDVFGRDVTEMRERGETQRVLIPLVTADGAIGLVQLETYSREPLDITSQNLRMVRTLGGQLAVGIQSARLTHEMSNMVAESFALNDLSQSLSSSLSVEQMMDTIRTRLPGVLTASQFYVALFNEETGNVSFPVVIRDGEAVSVPSRALANDEVGYVYKNNRMLSIGADYFTPDELRRSIGIQNGEGDYKSYMAVPITVGAKVYGAIAVLDGKRTRAFSLNDQRVLSTVAAQLAAVLENANLFRQISSLAEDLERQVVARTQELEDERDRLDTLYQITSELARTLDMTQLEQRALEMLAKAVGADDGLIMRFDALSDDLVTMATLSTRAEGDDTPHAGEQVGHWLIDNGPELNVGDLESWPHYDAEQSGASAWRSAVGAVLQASDGESLGVIVLLGREINAFGESAMRLVAAAANQVAATINNAQLYALIRDQAERLGQMLRTEQEEAEKNAAILDSISDGVVLADVDGKVIVSNPAAQRLLAMSADELLGRPLSDLRSIKDGGLTPWIDSLLDKTQAAHEDDAPIEFRLTLFDSIINTSTTPVFSDGRFVGLVSVLRDITRDVEVDRMKSEFVSNVSHEFRTPLTPIKGFAEMLLLGALGPVTDPQKNTLGMIKSNVERLTVLVDDILDISRIDSGRDTLKVGEVDVAEVLREAVDKQRNRPQHKDKTRTLDVDISDELPHIQADRPKLMRIFSSIIDNAFNYTQDGGTISVRAALDGDRVLVSVGDDGVGIPEQYRDAVWRRFQRIDEHALKLEVSGTGLGLSIVKEMVELHHGEVWFESQVGKGTTFHVALPLVQPGQAVGLPAMD; from the coding sequence ATGAACGTCGCGTTGATATTGCTGCTGGGGGGAGGTGTCGTCACGCTGTGGCTGTACCTTTTCACGCGTCAGCGCAGCGCCGTTAGCACCGAGTCCGCGGTCAAGATCGCCGAATCACTGCCCGACGAACGGCCCGGCGAAGGTGTGCTGATCGTGCGCGGCCTCGGTCAGGTCGTCCACGCCAACCGGACGCTGAAGGGCTGGCTCGGCCTTGATGACGACGTCCCCGACCTCGAACAAATCACGCGATTGATTCAGCCGCCGGACAACTTCCTCGGCCTGCTCGGCTCGCAGCGCGAAGCGGCCTTCCGCATCGGCGATCGCTGGATGGAAGCGCTCGTCTACGACGTCCCGCACGAGAACGACCGGCGCCGCATGATCGTCGTGCGCCAGGTGGGCGCGAAGGACTCCGACCAGACGGTCGCGTCCACGTCGACCGGGCTTGACTTCTCGCGCGCGTTCCGCGTGCTCAATCAGGCGTCGGAGCTGGTCGACATCACGGCCGGCGTCGAGCCGACCCTGCAAGCCATCCTGACCGTGCTGCATCCGGTCATCCATTTCGACGGCGGCGAGATCAACCTTTACACCGACGACAACACGGCGCTCACCCCGCAGGCATGGTTCGGTGACGCGCGCTACATCCTCTCGCTGTACGAACGCGGCGGCCAGTACCCGTTGGAAGGCGGCCTGCCGGGCTGGATTCTAGACAACCGCAAGGCGCTGGTGCTCAACAACCCGACTGACATCGAGGCGCTGCGCCCGATCGTCTCGCCGTTCCCGTATGCGAGCGTGGTCGGCATCCCATTGGTGTTGGGCGCGCAGGTGCTCGGTACGCTGCAGTTGTATAACGACCGGCCTAACGCCTACTCGCAGCAGGATGCAACGCTGCTGCTGGCACTCAACGACGCGCTGGCTAGCACCATCAGCGAAGCGCAGCAATATGCGCAGCAGGTGCGCCGGATCGAAGACCTCGTCAGCTTGCAGTCGCTGGTCGAACAGGTGTCCGGCCGTGGCGAATCGCGGCCCGAAGCGGTGTACGGCGCGCTGGCAAAACGCGTGGCAGAACTGAGCAGCGCGCAGATGTGCGGCGTGCTGCTGTACGACGAGGTGCGCGGCGGCCTGACGGCGGCCCTGCCCTTCCACGGCATCCCGGATGCATTGGCGCGGTCGCTGTTCGTGGCTTTGCCGGCCGGCAGCGCTGCCCGCGACATCTTCGAGCGACAGCCCTACTGGCTTGCCGGCGACCTCCGCGACGAACCGCTCGCCACCGAGATGGGCCTCGTGACGGTCATGAGCACGATCGGGATCCGCAACACGCTGTGGGTTCCGCTGCAAATCAGCCGCGACCGGATCGGTATGCTGGCGGTGTTCAACAAACTGCGCGGCGGCGAGTTCACCATCCGCGACGTCGCCAACCTGCGCGCGATCGCGTCCCAAGCGACGGTCGTGGTCGAAAGCACGCGCCTGCTCAGCCGCGAACAGCGCCTCGACGCCGAGCTTGAAGGTCTCCAGCAGATGACGCTGGCGATCGGGTCGTTGGCCGCCGAATCCGACTTCTACCGCGCATTGACCGACCGCATCAGCACCTTGATGAACGTGCGGACGTGCGCGCTGCTGCTGTTCGACCGCGAAGCGCTTCAGCTTCGCTGCATCGTCCCTGCGACTGGCCTCGACGACAAGATCGCCAGCGAGTACGCCATCGACTTCGCGTCGGGGAGCGTGTTCCGCGCGCTCTGGGAAGACGAGGATAGCTGGTACACCAACAACACCGCCGCCAGCGCGTTGATCATCGCCGCCGGCCTCGAGCCGATCGTGCAGAAGGCGCGCATCCAGCGCACGATGTTTGCCCGCCTCACCTTGCGCGGCCAGCTCACCGGCGTCATCCAAATCGCCGACCCCGATCAGGGGCGCGACTTTGACGACGGCGACGGGCGCTTGCTCACCATTTTCGCCACACAAGCCGCGACGATCCTTGAGAACGCGCGGCTGTTCCAAGAGATCCAGCGTGCCTCGCAGCGGTCGGAGTCGCTGCGGCGGATTGCCGAACTCGCAGGCGCGATGAACCGCCTCGACGAGGTCGCGCACGATCTGCTCATGGCGATCGCAGAGGCCACTCTGTCGCCCATCGCGTACATCAGCATTCTCGACGGCACCGGCAACCTGATCACGACGCCGGAGCGCGTATACGGCGAGAAGCTCGACAAGCCGACCGTCCAGAGCATGTACGCGCCGATGTTCCAGCATTCGGTCGTGATGAGCCGGCGACCGTACATGGGCAACGACGTGCTCAACGACGAGCGTGTGCTACCGGAGTACAAACGCATCGCCAGCGAGTTGAACGTGCTAAAGTCGGTGCTCGTGCCGCTGGCCGTCGGCGATCGCAGCATCGGCGAAATGGGCATCGCCAACCGCGGCCGCGACTACACCAACGACGACGTCGAACTGATGATGACGATTGCGTCGCAGGTCGCGCCGGCCATCGACCGCGCGCTGCTCTACGAAGCGACCGGCCAGAACCTCGCCCGCCGCCTCGAAGAACTCGACGCCGTCAGCCGCGTGTCGAACGAACTGACGCTGACGGTCGATTTCGACCAAATCTTGAACGTCATCCGGCGCGAGGCGCTTCGCGCGACATCGGCCGGCAACAGCACGGTCGCGCTGCTTGCGCCGCCTGAGGAGTGGCCGACGCCGGATCAACCGGTGCTGGCGCGGCGCTTGGGCGGCCTGCGCGACACCGTCAGCTTCGATACCATCGCGCCGATCGAGCGGCAGGCAGTCACCGCCGGCGCCGAGCCGGTGCTGATCCACGATTACCACGCGCCAGACAGCAAGCTCGGCCCGATCCCGCGCGATGCGCGCTCGGCGCTGGCCTGCGCCATTCTGTGGGTCGACACGGTCATCGGCGTGATCCATCTGTGGGACAACCAGCCCGAGGTGTTCGACGACACCGCCGCGCAGTTCCTCTACACGCTGGCGACGAAAGCCTCGCTGGGCTACGGCAACTACATTCGCTATAACGAGCTGCGCGAGCGTTCCGACACCCTGCGCCAGCGCGTCGAACAGCTCAACCGTATCTTCGAGCTTAGCTCGGTGCTGGCCTCCACGACCGAACCGGTCGAACTGATGGAGGCGGTGGCGTTCAGCGTGCAGAACTCGGCTGGCTTCGATCAGGTCGTGATGCTGCTGGCCGACGACGAAAACGTGCTGCATCGCGTGGCACAAGCCGGTGTGCCGCTTGAGGTGTTCCGCGAGAGTCAGGTCAGCACGCTGACGTCGGCCGCTCTGCGCGAACTGCTCGATCCCGAGTATCACTTGTACGGTACCAACGTCTTCCTGATCCCGCCCGAACAGCGTGAACGCCAGCGCGACTCGCTCGAGACGCGCTTCGACGGCCAGCGGGAGGTTCAGGCGACCGGCCCCGAGGCATGGCACGACGGCGAACTGCTGGTCGTGCAGATGATCGCGCCCAGCGGGCGTACCATCGGGGCGATGCTGCTGGACCGGCCGTTCAACGACCTGAAGCCCGACCGCACCACTGTCGATCTGCTGGAGACGTTCGCCTATCAGGCCGCCAATGCCGCCGAAAGCACGACACTTTTTAACCAAGCGGTGCGCTTGCGGATGTTGAACGAAGCGGTCGTCAACTCGATCCAGCAAGGCATCGTCGTGATCAACGAGACCGGCCGGATTGTGACCATCAATCACACGATGCGCGAAGCGTTCCAGTGGACGGATCGCGCGATCGGCTACACACTGGAAGAGTACCGTCCCGAGCTTTCTCAACTGATCGGTTACGCGATCGACGTCGTGCTCGCTGGCGGTCAGCCGCAAGAAATGACCGACGTCGGCACGTACGATTACGATGACCGGCCGCAGACGCTCAACATGTACGTATACCCGCTGGCCGGCCAACAAGGCAGCGGCGCCGTGCTCCTGCTCGAAGACACCACCGAGCGCCGCGCGCTGGAACAGGCCATTCAGGTGCGCGCCGATCAGCTTGGCGCGCTGACACTGGCCAGTAACCGCGTGACGGCTTCGACCGAACGCTCGATCGTCATCCTTAACGCCATGACCGAGATGCACCGGCTGATCCCGTATCAGACGATGGCCGTGTGGCGGCGCTCCGGCTCGGTACTGACGCTCGAAGACGCCGCCGGCGAATTGTGGGAAGGCGTGCGCACCGAGGCCGAAGCGGGCGAAGAAGCCACCCGCCTGCGGATCAACGACTATCTCGCGCTCCGGCAGGTCGTGGACAGTCAACGGACGTTGGCGGTCAACCTGCCGCCTGACGAGCCGACCGAATACGACCCGATGCCTCCCGGCGCAGAAGGCGCACAGTCGTGGCTTGGCATTCCGATGGTCAATCAGGGCAACGTCGTCGGCGTCATCACGCTGGCAACGCCCGAGGCCAGCGCCTACGACAGCCCGTCCGATCAGAACGTGTCGTTCGCCTTCGCCTCGCAGGTCGCCAACGCCGCCGCCAACGCCGAGCTGTTCATGCAGGCGTTCGAGCGCACCAACGAAATGTCCACGCTGCTCGAGGCCGCGCAGGCCACCGCCGCGACCCGCGACTTGAACGAACTGCTCGAACTGATCGCCGGCTTGATGTTCGGCGTCGTCGAAGTCGATCAGTGCCTGATCATGGCGTGGAACGAGATTGAAGACAACGTCGAGATCATTCAGGATACCGACCGCTACGGCGATCTGTCGCGCCTGCGCGAACGCGGCGACCGGCTTGACCTCGCCCAGTACCGCGCCAAGAGCAAGGTGCTCAAATCGCGCGAGCCGCTGATCCTGATCGCCTCCGACAACGAGGACGTGTTCGGGCGCGACGTGACCGAAATGCGCGAGCGCGGCGAAACCCAGCGCGTGCTCATCCCGTTGGTGACCGCCGACGGCGCAATCGGTCTCGTACAGCTCGAGACCTACAGCCGCGAGCCACTGGATATCACGTCGCAAAACCTGCGCATGGTGCGCACGTTGGGCGGCCAGCTTGCCGTCGGTATCCAGAGCGCGCGCCTGACCCACGAGATGTCGAACATGGTGGCGGAGTCGTTCGCGCTGAACGACCTCAGCCAGTCGCTGTCCTCGTCGCTGTCGGTCGAGCAGATGATGGACACGATTCGGACGCGCCTGCCCGGTGTACTGACCGCCAGCCAGTTCTATGTCGCGCTGTTCAACGAAGAGACGGGCAACGTGTCGTTCCCGGTCGTCATCCGCGATGGCGAAGCGGTCAGCGTCCCGTCACGGGCTCTTGCCAACGACGAGGTCGGTTACGTCTACAAGAACAACCGCATGCTCAGCATCGGCGCGGACTACTTCACGCCGGACGAGCTGCGCCGCAGCATCGGCATCCAAAACGGCGAAGGCGACTACAAGAGCTACATGGCCGTGCCGATCACGGTCGGCGCGAAGGTCTACGGGGCCATCGCGGTCCTCGACGGCAAACGGACGCGCGCGTTCTCGCTGAACGATCAGCGCGTGCTGTCGACGGTCGCCGCGCAGCTTGCCGCTGTGCTGGAAAACGCCAACCTGTTCCGCCAGATCAGCAGCCTTGCCGAAGACCTCGAACGGCAGGTCGTGGCGCGCACGCAGGAGCTTGAAGACGAGCGCGACCGCCTCGACACGCTGTACCAGATTACGTCCGAGCTGGCGCGCACGCTCGACATGACACAGTTGGAGCAGCGCGCACTCGAAATGCTGGCGAAAGCGGTCGGCGCGGACGACGGGCTGATCATGCGCTTCGACGCGCTGAGCGACGATTTGGTGACGATGGCGACGCTCAGTACGCGGGCCGAAGGCGACGATACGCCGCACGCCGGCGAACAGGTCGGTCACTGGCTGATCGACAACGGCCCGGAACTCAACGTCGGCGATCTTGAGTCGTGGCCGCACTACGACGCCGAGCAGTCCGGCGCGAGCGCGTGGCGCAGCGCGGTCGGCGCGGTGCTGCAAGCCAGCGACGGCGAATCGCTCGGCGTGATCGTGCTGCTCGGCCGGGAGATCAATGCATTCGGCGAGTCGGCGATGCGGCTGGTCGCCGCCGCTGCCAATCAGGTCGCCGCAACCATCAACAACGCGCAGTTGTACGCGCTCATCCGCGATCAAGCCGAACGCCTCGGCCAGATGCTGCGCACGGAACAGGAAGAAGCCGAGAAGAACGCGGCGATCCTCGACTCGATCTCGGACGGCGTGGTGCTGGCCGATGTCGACGGCAAGGTGATCGTGAGCAACCCCGCCGCGCAACGCCTGCTCGCCATGAGCGCCGACGAACTGCTCGGGCGCCCGCTGAGCGATCTGCGCAGCATCAAGGACGGCGGCCTCACGCCGTGGATCGACAGCCTGCTCGACAAGACGCAAGCGGCCCACGAGGACGACGCGCCGATCGAATTCCGCCTCACCCTATTCGACTCGATCATCAACACCAGCACCACGCCGGTTTTCAGCGATGGCCGGTTTGTCGGGCTGGTGTCCGTCCTGCGCGACATCACGCGCGATGTCGAAGTCGACCGCATGAAGTCGGAGTTCGTGTCGAACGTCAGCCACGAGTTCCGCACACCGCTCACACCGATCAAGGGCTTTGCCGAAATGCTTCTGTTGGGGGCGCTCGGACCGGTCACCGACCCGCAGAAGAACACGCTCGGCATGATCAAGTCGAACGTCGAACGCCTGACCGTACTGGTCGACGATATCCTCGACATCTCGCGCATCGACAGCGGGCGCGACACGTTGAAGGTCGGAGAAGTCGACGTTGCCGAAGTCCTGCGCGAGGCCGTCGACAAACAGCGCAATCGCCCGCAGCACAAGGACAAGACGCGCACGCTCGATGTCGACATCAGCGACGAGCTGCCGCACATTCAGGCCGACCGGCCCAAGCTGATGCGCATTTTCAGCAGCATCATCGACAATGCCTTCAATTACACGCAGGACGGCGGCACGATCAGCGTGCGCGCCGCCCTCGATGGCGACCGCGTGCTGGTCAGCGTGGGTGACGACGGCGTGGGCATCCCCGAGCAGTACCGTGACGCGGTGTGGCGCCGCTTCCAGCGCATCGACGAACACGCGCTCAAGCTGGAAGTCAGCGGCACCGGCCTCGGCCTGTCAATCGTGAAAGAAATGGTCGAACTGCACCACGGTGAGGTATGGTTCGAGTCGCAAGTCGGCAAGGGCACGACCTTCCATGTCGCCCTGCCGTTGGTACAGCCCGGTCAGGCCGTCGGCCTACCGGCGATGGATTAG
- a CDS encoding response regulator has protein sequence MATKGRILIVDDDTDIQFMLKFYFTGVGYEVETADHGRDAIALARRQPHSLIILDIMLPDMDGFEVCRELRTNNRTKYIPIIFLTQRDERSDRLNGLELGADDYVTKPFDVDELGLRVGNAIQSANQIGEIDPRSKLPTGRLIEDYLRGLMRQSRPWTYIDGKINHFDTFADVYSFVAADELIRFTAMLLAEVIEQHGTPDDFIGHPGRDNFVVVTHASDSKRLQEEIESRFAKGVKQHYSFIDRERGYVLVPDSSGDRRVDLMSMAIGAVSTATHRFSDIREITELAAEDRRRRAAGIVESENTRFRSTW, from the coding sequence ATGGCGACCAAAGGGCGCATCCTGATCGTCGACGACGACACCGACATTCAGTTCATGCTCAAGTTCTACTTCACCGGCGTCGGTTACGAAGTCGAAACCGCCGATCATGGCCGCGACGCGATCGCGCTGGCCCGCCGCCAGCCCCATTCGCTGATCATCCTCGACATCATGCTGCCGGACATGGACGGCTTCGAGGTCTGCCGCGAACTGCGTACCAACAACCGTACCAAGTACATCCCGATCATCTTCCTCACCCAGCGCGACGAGCGCAGCGACCGGCTGAACGGCCTCGAACTGGGCGCGGACGATTACGTCACCAAACCGTTCGACGTGGACGAGTTGGGCCTGCGCGTAGGCAATGCGATCCAAAGCGCCAACCAGATCGGCGAGATCGACCCCCGCAGCAAGCTCCCGACAGGCCGGCTGATCGAGGACTACCTGCGCGGCTTGATGCGCCAGTCCCGCCCGTGGACGTACATCGACGGCAAGATCAACCACTTCGACACGTTCGCCGACGTCTACAGCTTCGTCGCCGCCGACGAGCTGATCCGCTTCACGGCGATGCTGCTGGCCGAGGTCATCGAACAGCACGGGACTCCTGACGATTTCATCGGGCACCCGGGGCGCGACAACTTCGTCGTCGTCACGCACGCCTCCGATTCGAAGCGCCTGCAGGAGGAGATCGAAAGCCGCTTCGCAAAAGGGGTCAAGCAGCACTATTCGTTCATCGACCGCGAGCGCGGCTACGTGCTGGTGCCGGACTCCAGCGGCGACCGCCGGGTCGACCTGATGTCCATGGCGATCGGAGCGGTCAGCACCGCGACACACCGATTCTCGGACATCCGCGAGATCACCGAACTCGCCGCCGAAGATCGCCGCCGCCGTGCCGCTGGAATCGTCGAGAGCGAGAACACGCGCTTTCGCAGTACGTGGTAG